Proteins found in one Candidatus Melainabacteria bacterium RIFOXYA2_FULL_32_9 genomic segment:
- a CDS encoding chorismate mutase, with protein sequence MNDQYKTRGIRGAITVEKNSSDAIQKATTELLSSILNENKVVEDDIVSVIFTLTNDLTADFPAKAARKYFSWDDIPMICAQEIPVPGSITLCIRVLILINTTLSKKEIKHIYLGEARNLRPDLVAD encoded by the coding sequence ATGAATGATCAATATAAAACAAGAGGCATTAGAGGAGCTATAACAGTTGAGAAAAATTCAAGTGATGCAATTCAAAAGGCTACCACTGAATTATTAAGTAGTATATTAAATGAAAATAAGGTTGTTGAAGATGACATTGTTAGTGTGATTTTTACATTAACCAATGACTTAACAGCTGATTTTCCTGCTAAAGCTGCCAGAAAATATTTTAGTTGGGATGATATACCAATGATTTGCGCACAGGAAATCCCTGTGCCAGGCAGCATAACATTATGTATAAGAGTTCTGATATTAATTAACACAACTCTTAGTAAAAAAGAGATTAAACATATTTATCTTGGTGAAGCTAGGAATTTACGTCCTGATTTAGTTGCGGACTAA